AAAGGCTGAAGTTGATCTTCTTCTATATATATCTCCAGCATAGTCAAAATATCCAAGAAGCTTTCTACCTTGATACCCTTCCCATGATTATTTGGTAAAACATAAGAATGTATTTTggtattattaaaattataggtGTGTAAACGGGTATTTAAGCAAAACACATGGATGTAATTTAAGACGACTTGTTATATTTTGGTTTAAATATGTATGCCAACAAAATAAATGTCAATTTTTATGAAGGAAAAAATGTATAACACAAGTATTTTGTTAGAAAATATGAGAGAATTGCTAACAGGTATTATCGGTGCTCAACACTCTATAACATGACATTATCGTTATTGGTGTCACTTAATATCAGGTCTTATAAAtttcaattttaaattaaaatatgtgtgaTCAGCTATTGATTTGCACGAATTATGATATGTCTACAATCTTAGCGTGCCTTATAATATTGTGAAGAGGCATTATGTTCTGTCTTAATGGTGATCTAAGTATTGCATACGACCAGATGAACAAAATGTGTAGAAGAAACCTAGTTAGAATTTTGATGCAGTTGGAAAGGGCGGGTGAATACAGCAGTGAACTAAACAATGGGTTCAGTCCTTACACACATACACATAGGGCTATACCAAGTTATTGAATAGTTTGTGTAGGAAAATGCAGCAGCAGCTAAGAGAGCCGTTTAAGCTTTAGCGTAGGATAAAAACAACTAAGGGTTATCTGTATGTATGTAACCCTGATATTATTCATTATAAGACTCATTGTGGGATTGCTTATGCTTGATTTCACTGCATTACCTGCAACTGTTGCATTAGAGCTCTTTTGATGCCGTTTTCTTGTTTAAACAATGTTGATATAACTCATCCTTCTCACTATTTCTAGCAAGGGAACAAATATTCTTATATTCTTGTTTGAGCTGATGTACTTGTCTTCTTATCCATGGGAGATTAGAACAAAAGAATTTTATTAACTTGTTGGATGTATATTTTGGGCTAGCTTTATTTTCCTTTTTCAGATTGGGTTCAACATTGAATTATTAAGGAGTGAAAGTTATTAATTAATGCTACTCATTTAACCAtttaatttatcaaacaaaaatcAGATTTGGTTCAAGTTTAAGTGTAAAAAAATGACACAATCATTTTTACATAGTTTAGTTATAATTTCTCACTACTTAATCCATTAGACTTACTCCAAAGATGAAGCAAATTCACTAAAATAATTAAAGTTATTACAAGTATACAGAGCAGTAAAACAAACTGAAACTCtcttttaatatgttttacaAACAAGCAATCAAATCTCTATTTTGTGAAAATCTTCAAACTATCAGCCTCCCACTAGTTTTGAAATTCGCTGGACACCATCCTGCTGCTGCTCAAGCTCCCTTCAGACTTAGCTTAAACTCCTTCAAGCTTTGCATTGAAAATATTTGCATTGAAAATATGAACAATGAAGACCTTTTGCAAAGAATATTTAATGTAGAAGACATTTTTTAACGGCTCAAAAAGGTTGACACGGAAAGTCTGCCAAGCATGTGCTATTCAATTGGCTTAAATGTTTATCTCAGGTATTCCCTACACCAATAGATGGAGAGAAAGTGTCATGTCAGAATTGGGGGATATGAGCAGCACATTCAATTCAAGCAAAGCTGTGTCTCAAGTGGCTTTGAGCAACTTATGGGGACTGTGACACCGCTAATTCATTCATTGCTGGACAGAGTCGAGTTAATTTTAATCATGAAGCAATTACGGCTCATAAGTTGTAAATGAGTCAACCTCTCAACCATATATATTCTTTTGTTGTGGCAAAATTGATGTTATTCATAGTCAAAAAGCAGAACTGTGACTTGATGCCTCCACTGGAACAGCGCATTCTTTACGGAGGTCTTAGAGAACCGGATACCCCCGTCAAGATCGACCTATTTATATCCCCTTAAAAAACCTTGGAGATAAACATGACATGACTAAAAAGTCACCCTTTTGATGAGAGCCACACACCGTTGCAAGCACCCTTTTCTTTGCTTCGAATTGTACGAAGTTGCAACTCGATTGTCCTCAGACAACTATGGTATCATCTTTTCAATTTTCATGGATGATGTGTTGTCTTAGTCCTGTCCGACTTAGATACTAGGGAGAAAAAAATCCATAGTTAACCGGTTTAAAAGACTAAAAGTTATGTGCGTGTTTATTATACTAAGTAAGAAGAAGGGTTCACTTTCTTTCTCGCATAATAAACTATTGGTTAAAGCGTTAATATACAAAAGGCTTCAACTACAACAACTCATCAATATGGTCTTAGCTAATACAAAACTGTGATTGAGACGAACGTGTAGACTAGGCTAGACTAGACATATAAACGACTACGTTAAGCCTTGCATTTCTTTCTTCTTCACTATGTTTCATTCGATACCTTAAATCAAGGGTGAATCTTCTTCTGTTCCTCTTGTCTTACAATCATTTTCCGGCCATGAAACTCCTGCAACAGAATGGAACAAAATTGAATAAGGAATacgagaagaagatgaagaaaatgcAAGAATAGGGTTTGTATGGCTCGTGCCTCTCCATTTAATGACAGCGCTGCGTCCCTTTCTGCAGctgaagagaaggagagaaaccCATAAACTCTGTTTTTGCCTCCTTTACGATCACGCAACACTCGAGCACTTTTCACATTCCCTAACCGGCTAAAGTGGTCTCTCAAATACTCAGGTCCAACAGACCATGCAAGGTTCCCAACATAGACCTTGTAAGGGCTTTCGTATATTTTATTCTCGAGTGGAACCGAGTTCAGTGACTCTGGATTCCTCCTCTTCGAATTCATATGAATCGAAAATTTCACTCGCATCTCTCTTCCTCCAACATCCTTGAGAAAACAAAATTATAAAGAACAAGTTTAATATAGGAATCAAATCGAAGCAAACCAAAAAAGGGTAATTGAGTTTGAAACTCACAGTGGCATCCAGAGCAGCAATGGCAGCTTTTGCAGCTTCAATGGATTCAATTGTGACGTACCCAGAACCCTTACTTAACCCCGTTTCAAGATTCCTACAAATCTAGAAAAACCCATCTCACAATAcggaaaaagagaaaagaaagaaaggaaaaacaaaaaaaaacaaaaaaacaacagTTGGCTCCCAAAGATTTAGCCTTGATATTAACACTGAGCGctggggaagaagaagaagactacCTCAACAGAGAAAATGGTTCCAAAAGGCTTAAACATTTCCATGAGGTCTGGAATATCGCAGCTCCTAGGAATATTACACACATACAACTTGCACGGTCCCAATCGATTATTCCATTCTCGGGTCGAAACGTTGTCGTTTCGGTTGTAGTCTTTGTAACTCTGACTGTTGTCACCTAAACCTTCCTCCTCCTCCACCGGCACCTCTTCTACCACCAACTCTTCTCCATCTACAACAGAAAAAATCGGCATTTTTCGATGACGAAGCTGGCATGGTCGAAATAACGAAGGAGATACCCAAGAAACAACTCTTTTTGCCAGAACTACTGCCGCAACTCTAGTGTTTATGTTGGTAATGGAGGAGAAAGATAAAGAGGGTCCTATGCTGGCTGCCATTGCTCTGCTCAACTCAGACGACTGCGCGCtgctcatcattttttctttttacCATAACGAGTCTCACTCAAAATGGATAAGCTTTTCTAGGCCCAAAAGCCCAAAAACATAACAAAAGTTCTCTCAAATATAAATGTCCAATTGAGAAATTTACATATGTGAGGGTAAATACTTATTGGAAAATTACACAACTCACGGTAATCttttaaaaaattcaatataTATGGTGTatattaaaaatatgatttctaaTATTACATTTACGGATATTTATATCATTTATACGGTGAAAAGTAAAACCTTACTTCTCTCCTGCACTGTTGTGACCTGGACTTGCCTCTCCATTTTCTCACATTTTTTAAGATTTTAACTCTCTCCATTCTCACTATTTTCACCACAATTGTAAACCAATTTTCTCTACCCATTCTCACTATTCCTCTCTCTAGCTTTTGTAGTGGTCTCACCATCTCTCTCTATTTCTCCCCATTTATATTTGTGGCTTGATGAGTAAATCCATTAATCTCTATTGCATTGTTATTTACTGGGTTTTGATGTCAACGTGTTCAAGAGTTTGCCCATAAAGATTGAGGTCTGGTTCCTCTTTTATAAACGATGTGGTCATTAGAGCTCTTTCTAACTCTGATAAATATGAAGTTGATAAGGAAAACTTCTCCTTTTCAATTGAAAAtgcttaatttttgttttttgttttaatttttattcatGTGAGATTTAGATATTTACACTATTTACTTGTTTTATTAGACAAATAAAGCATGTGTTGTTgtacatatataaattaaaaaatactcatatttttatgttttaaaaatataattaggtTTCACAATTTTGTATTGATGGTTACAAAATTAGTAATTATGAgttacaaacatgtaacatatcttcataaatttgtaaatatatttttatttataaaatgaatttcatatatatttaaatattatttacaagcaTGTAATACATGTtcacaaatttgtaacaaaaTAGTctgtaaatatatttacaaaaaatgATTTTCTGTAATTGGTTTTTATAAATGTTATTTACGAACATATAACAAATATTTACAAATCTGTAACAGATGTTTACAAAACAAATTtgtaacatatatttacaaatgtTTGCAAAAAAGTTCTATTTTACTAAttcatatttacaattataccactacatatttatatttttgcCCATTtgtgtttttcataaaaaaaaatccatattttTGTAATCCACCGtatatttcatatattttttttaatgtttatgtATTTTTGTAACTTTCCCAAGAAAAATTACACCCATCACCCTATAtctcaaaaaaaaattgaaatatatggTATATGTCATATATACGGTTTAACTTTTGATATGGGTGTTTGAAGACGTATATCCATATAAATATGTATACGGCATGACTCTATAGTACTGCTAATCATATATATTAGTATAATATTATCTATATGATTATTTATATGTTTCTGTGAGTGATAAAAttaaaacattaaaattaataattataatgcCTTATTATATGTGTATATTATTCTGGTCATATATAATAAATGAAGTATATTTACGTATATATAATATAGTTGAACGAAAGAATATTTTATTTGATCGTCGTATTGATATTTTTTACAAATATACTTATAGGGGATTAAAATTAATCTCGTTAAATAATACTAAAAGATGAGTAATTATTGAAAACAAGCTGATAAAAATTAGTAATGTTGTGTTACGAATAATATTGGGAggataaataactattaaaattataaaactagtaaatttttattacaattatgttaagtaaatatataaattatttatgcaAATATtagttgaaaaatataattttatttgtgaattaattttgtaaaattttgttacaaaaataattttttttgttataaattaaTCTATAATTGTTGTTTTCAaatttgtaaaaattatttacttattataatagTTTTGTTACTACTTGTTACAATCTTGTAACTGAAAATTATACTTTTTAATGAGTTTTAGTTATTGCATGtaacaattttattattaattataatagttttgttactacttgttataatattaatattagttGTTCTAACATCTAACATTTTTGTAAATGATAGTTACAAAAATTGAATATTTtacttataaaattaattttgtaaatcATTGTTACAAACATTTTAACAAAGGAAAAGAGTATGCTACAGTGATAGTGAATTTTCAAATTAGTAAATTAATGATGACCAAATTTTAAGTATtaaaatctatatttatttgtttttccaaGAAAAACttgtatttatttggattggtttTCACGAGtaacattttattttttgaatattttttttgttttaattaatttagttaAAAGAGTATACGTTAAAAAAAGTCAAACCAACAAACAAATTTATAGTGATAGATTTggccatattataatattattaaataaatagtaTTCAAATTATTAGATTCATTTTTATAAtactaataattaataattatattattagttTCTAAAAACATTAATAATTTATTATGATGAAAAATTACATGTGTTATTGAATGGGATTGAGTGCCGTATTTACCAATAAATCATTTATTAGTTGGCTTCATCCTACTACCGTATATTTGTAATAAATTTCAATTACCGtgtatttagattttttttattaacttatgGTATATATGCAAATTTCCTAATACTTATTtcgttattttaaaaaaaaaatactcatttGTTACTATGTGTTTTATCATAATACAAATTTATTACTTTAGTTTTTAaatactaataaaaatatgacacttgtcaaatttatttttctaaatcaaTTGGGGTTACTTATTTATCTATAACAGAGGGTAATTTGGTCATGTTGAAAAAATTATTGACCAAATTTAAACTCAAGGTACCCGAatatgtatttcgataaaacacataGTACTAAATGAGTACGATTTCAAATTATATGGTACAAGATGATCATTATtgaaaaatatagggtaccaagtttacatttcaataaaacacaatataccaaatgagtatttatccaaaaataaacatagtttctatatttatgggggaaaaaagtaattacaaaatatggtaagttttgaaagaaaaaaaaaagtttaaaatatggtaattccataaaatataaaaaaatagattacCATGAACCTAATTACACAaaactctctcattctctcatcTCTCCCTCACgatatctctctctcttttctcattATTACTTTTTCCTCCCCCATTCGGTTCCCTCATCTCAACCAGTTACGATAACAATTCATTTATATTCTTTTGTTTAGATCTGATTTTATTTTCACACATCACTAAGTAATTAGGTACCATGGCGGTTGGTTCTTCTTTTTTGTTTAGATATGATTTTTTTCAAACCTAGCTGTAACTAATTACAATTATGACCAATTcatatttttttgtttgaatcCTATTTTTTTTTCCAGGTCTCGCTAAGTAACTAGTTATGATCATAACTGGTtctgtttttttatatttttttcagacctagctgtaactagttaccttcacgatcaatttagttttttttttcatttcaatttttttccaaatctcactaagtaacctGTCACAATTCAATTGGTATTTTGATAATGCTACATTacttaaaaaatcaaaattatttttataattgtaaccagttactacacatcacataaaaaataaaattgatttttatagttgtaaccagttaccacacatcactaaaaaaaattTGACAATGGCATACGATTACTACtacgaaaaaaaatcaaaattattttgaaagTGGCAACCGGTTACTGTGGATAAaatgttgattaaagaagataaaaatggaagaaaataagaagaaatgaTAATAAATAGCATggtgattgtaacgccctactacccagggaccgttacagtgtgcattttaaacagtgataaactcgctaatcgagtcatttggccattaTTGACCCTCGCtttggtcaactaacacggagtcaaatgcttgatgtgatgggaagtgttgaaatagatctaatggaaagaacagtaaacgacacaacaaattatagtggttcggccccacaaagtggtaatgacctacgtccacttaagcaattattgatattaattctcaaaggagtgatcaatgaactagggctctctgagtttcacaagccttagagagaTCAACAATACACtcgaaagataatagctataatcCTCTTGTAAAGCAAAAACTCAAATCAGCCCAAaattcccttccttgagctatttctctctatttatagcctcaatgaggattacatgaattagttacagatattctttcctaaataatcggatcatgggagataatctcagatatgattacaattgcacaaGATCATCTCGAAATgcatggagtatacgaccaagctggtcgtatgtAAAACCCAAATGTTACGCCAGGGGCATcacactggtcgatggtcgaacataacctctgccaggtgtcagccacgtgttaaaaatgtcagccacgtcatccacgcctactttttggataacattttcccgtaagtttatttattacgactagcaataaataaactttttagCAAAACGACCCTTCGATTACTCCACCAAatttgtcagagtagttcgtgcctccttggaaaaagtgacctactcacgtctaatcatgccttttcggttcccaagcaatCCTATGACGACTATCACTCTTCCCCACACCTTGAAAAAAAGAAACTTATGATTATCTCTTTTTCCATATCTCAAGCGATATATATAACTTCCAGAACTTCCTTTTCCCTTTTTACAAACTAATTTTCTATCAAGAACTCTTCCAAGAACCCCCAAGTCAGAACTCAGAACCTCTTTGAAGATCATCCTTCGTCGTTTCAGGAATTGGCTGTTCGCACACCTACATTCAGAATCTCTTCAGAACTCCACAATCTTCGTCTAGGTAAGCTTCAGAACTTTTGCATCCTTAACTTTGTTGTGCATGCCGATTTAAGTTAGTTTTTTAGGCTCTGATATTGCactgtgttcttgggtagagatGCATGAAAATGGGGTGTTTGTCGAGTGATTGTAGATATGGTGGCGTATAATTGCCATTTAGGagttatgaatcagtttgatagtcgagatcataaagttaggacgtaaaatcgaagtaaaaattcgatttttatactagttgaaaaactgggtttttcccgcccttattgaagttgaaaaaactttttcagaaaaaacttttttctttcactttttgatctgttttttcaaactgttcgtatgaaaaatttagttttttgttagaatgttgctgtataaaagttagacttttatacacgggcagcgttattctaaccaactttttaggctcttcatcctcacctccccatttttctgtctgcagattttaatgccagatttgtggggaggtgagaggctgaTTGACGACGTTCTTCTTGCGcagctgctcgagggcgaagaacaGCCAGCTCAGtgcgtccacgagattcctttttctagaatttatccttCCAGACCTTAACCAACCCTAGTTATAATGGGTCGTGTTAAGTCCACcgcccaaaagaagaaaaatccaagaAATCCCTCAAATCCTCCAGCCCAGCCTGACTtgcaggctggggttccctcgaccagtggtcgagaaaatattGTTCCAGACCCTCACATCCAAGTTAGGGCCCGCCCTCAACATTCAGTTCCTTCCGATGTCGAATGGTATCTTTCCCCACTTAGCCAAGTAACCTCCAAGATGCTAGCTAACTATTTTAAAAAGTATGGCCTTACTGGGGTAACTCTTAAAATCCCTACTGCGGATCAGAGGGCAAATTTTCCTGGAGgcgcttatagcgcctggtcgaggtatcacatagaggctggggctacccttcctctccatccattcttccagggggtggcgaactactttggtgtcgcccctttccaaattacacccaacggatatagaatgcttgctgcactctatatcctttataaccataaaaaatggccagagcctaccccccacgaggtcaattacctttttgaccttaagtccaacccccaacaatcTGGTACAAGGTTATTTCATTTTTGTCACTAGGAGACCACccgaaccttcctgagtgacaccgcctatatttccaacgtggggaaatacagtcagaAGTATTTCCTCACGCATGACATGGTCGTGaataacttggccttcactcgaTGAGGTAAATGTCTTTTTGCACTGATCGTTGTTTTTACTTAGCAAATTCCCTTGCATTTTTATGAAATAtcttgtgtttttcaggcccatggttgcgaccaaacccaacaccagacatggtgttgaggtctgccatgttTGCCAGTATGACGGACGTTGAGAAGAGCGTCAACTCCCTGGTCACCGAGGCCAACTTAAGGCTAGctggcctcctggcccctcacTAGGATGTGAGGGAACCTGCGGCAAGAAGTACCGCTGCCGAGGaaaatcccgagcagcaaccgcCAGCGTCTCCTCCTTGAcagagaccgactggggttacaattAGGGAACCCGCTGGCACTCCCCcagcagaaaggtcttctgccccTCAAGGAAAGGGAGAACAAAAGGCATCCGAGCCTGTCATAGACTTAGACGAGTCCTCTgacgaaaacggtattgttatttcactcttagataacttgccaattccctatcatttattcgacggggacgacaattttacatatgctccaaacctagggccagacttcttcatgccagagagtgagtgtatgactagtagagtcaaaaGTATAGCGACTAGTAGTAATAGCTCAGGTATTTGACTctataattttctttatttcttttctgatgcaacataacttgtcatctatttttggctTACTGTCTGCACGTTTTACCTCCTTTACAGGAATGACTTTTGCAAATGTTTTCGATCTATACAGCACTCAGGAGGAGGAAGAGATTCCCTTGGTCTGAAAGAGGAAATCGGCCAGGAAACATGACAGTGAGTCCAGTCAGGTGCCTTCGGCCAAGAAGAACTGAGCCACCGATCCTTCAAAGGATGGGGCCTCTGGCCACACATCTGCCcagtgttgatcccaaaagagggtgttttaatatttaaactctcaagtgcacgaatcgtttcggaatataatgttcatgtaagtacgaggtcgaacctatgggagttgactaacatcaaaagaaactatttcaaacaaagcaagaatattctaacctagttccaaatatttgatgagattttgttttagaaaaataaaagacaagtaataaaaagattaatgattaaatagaaaaatggttttcaaatgagataagtaaaataagattatgaagatattagaatccacaaaatgcaagttcaatagtatttataagaatattgattcccaagtttaaatatagttgaaataaatcacactatatatttttttcaaaatatattttctattcaagcacaagttactctttaaaaaaggtaggatttttcttcacttatataagatataatttctaagcattaattgtgttacaacctaatgaaactacaaaaaatcaaagagattatgtttaggcaaaatatgatacttatgctctaagaattagatgtgaacaatttaatgaaaaacatttaatcaaagaatatcatatttttgcataatgaagaactaagtgtaatatgctttaacaatcaacactagatgaaaaatgcatatctttgatagaaaaatccataaacaatgttgtacaaatgggaaatcaacatacaacaaaaaatactatctagttacattttgcttcatcatcatcttaataacctttgaaaaagattagaagctcataactagataaaaattacaaaataacatacttgacatgctcttcaaaagatgaaaatggtagagagaaaatagtgaaaataagagagaaaaatatgtgtagaagatgttgaaaatatgaagaagaagagctccccaaatggtcttacaagactctatttatatgcaaaatatggagattaaattaatcaaataaaaatatataaattgattaatttaattgtgttgggaagtggtaggataaatagagtaagtgtaagagtattggaaagatgaaatgtttggttgggtaaaagattagtgaaaagctagggtaaaaaaaatgaattaggaatgtttatttaggtaagaaaaatagggaagagtgaattgatattttggtgaaaaatattgggaataaaaatgtggtttttggccttttggtggcTATTGGCAGAGTGGTTTCGGCTGAGATGGTGTTGGGCCTGGAATGGGACTGCTGGCTGCTTTGTATTGCTATTGGGCCTTGGTTGTGGAGTGAAGTGCATGGCTGAGGAGGACAGCTGGCGGCTTTAGAACTTGGAGCAGGCGTGAGGATATATGCTGAGGAAAGGACTTGGGCTTCGGTGGAGTGCTGAGGCGTGAAGGAGCTGAGGCATTGAGACTATATGCTGAAGCTGATGGATGATGGAGAGACATGGCTGGCGTTGGAGACATGGCCTTTGATGGCTGGCTGAGTAGGAGGCTGGTGGGAGCTGGGCTCGGGCCGTGGGCCTGGCAGGAGATGGGCCACGGGCTGAGGCTTGGGCAGGAGTTGACAAATACCACTTTTCAtgctattttctttcaaatttgccactctttttttttcccttcttttctttacttttcaaaGCTAAAAATTGCATTaacttccctacaaaataaacataaactaaatcataataaaatattttcaactataaaataaatcaatttcattt
This genomic interval from Humulus lupulus chromosome 8, drHumLupu1.1, whole genome shotgun sequence contains the following:
- the LOC133797413 gene encoding 28 kDa ribonucleoprotein, chloroplastic; translation: MMSSAQSSELSRAMAASIGPSLSFSSITNINTRVAAVVLAKRVVSWVSPSLFRPCQLRHRKMPIFSVVDGEELVVEEVPVEEEEGLGDNSQSYKDYNRNDNVSTREWNNRLGPCKLYVCNIPRSCDIPDLMEMFKPFGTIFSVEICRNLETGLSKGSGYVTIESIEAAKAAIAALDATDVGGREMRVKFSIHMNSKRRNPESLNSVPLENKIYESPYKVYVGNLAWSVGPEYLRDHFSRLGNVKSARVLRDRKGGKNRVYGFLSFSSAAERDAALSLNGEEFHGRKMIVRQEEQKKIHP